One region of Crateriforma spongiae genomic DNA includes:
- a CDS encoding SprT family zinc-dependent metalloprotease: MTTFRPNRRTKDADGPARPSAGVAKASADAIRPRDPDRLARLAELVSRQRFETKDILFNQAEIHRLTLSLSRTIDRPNFRRVDVDDLRRMIRMYDERFFGGRLLPHAEAEGLTFGLSKRMTRIAGKMVTHYSTDRIRGPRKFELVLSSTLLFQTFRDVDRPVEVTGRRCRDRLEAMQRIAEHELVHLTEMLIWNDGNCDQARFQSIARRYFAHTDYQHDLITQQERAARKFNLRVGDAVRFRFQDRWLVGRINRITRRATVLVEDPKGETFSDGGRYLRYYVPLEHLQRA, translated from the coding sequence ATGACCACGTTCCGACCGAATCGTCGCACCAAAGACGCCGACGGCCCGGCTCGCCCCAGCGCCGGCGTTGCCAAGGCATCTGCAGACGCCATTCGCCCACGTGACCCGGATCGGTTGGCCAGGCTGGCCGAACTGGTCAGCCGGCAACGGTTTGAAACCAAAGACATCCTATTCAACCAAGCCGAAATCCATCGCTTGACGTTGTCGCTTAGCCGGACCATCGATCGTCCGAATTTTCGCCGGGTCGACGTGGATGACCTGCGGCGAATGATCCGGATGTACGACGAGCGTTTTTTCGGCGGGCGATTGCTGCCGCACGCCGAAGCGGAAGGCTTGACGTTTGGGCTGTCCAAGCGGATGACGCGGATCGCCGGAAAGATGGTGACGCACTACTCCACCGATCGCATTCGTGGGCCTCGCAAGTTCGAATTGGTGCTTTCATCGACCCTGCTGTTTCAAACGTTCCGGGACGTCGACCGGCCCGTCGAAGTCACCGGCCGCCGGTGTCGCGACCGATTGGAAGCGATGCAGCGAATCGCCGAACATGAGTTGGTGCATTTGACCGAGATGCTGATTTGGAACGACGGCAATTGTGACCAAGCCCGTTTTCAATCGATCGCGCGTCGCTATTTCGCCCACACCGATTACCAGCACGATTTGATCACCCAACAGGAACGTGCGGCACGGAAGTTCAATTTGCGGGTGGGGGATGCGGTCCGGTTTCGTTTTCAGGACCGCTGGTTGGTCGGGCGGATCAATCGAATCACACGACGGGCGACGGTTTTGGTGGAAGACCCCAAGGGCGAAACGTTCTCCGACGGTGGGCGATATCTGCGGTATTACGTGCCGCTGGAACATCTGCAGCGGGCTTGA